The following coding sequences are from one Anomalospiza imberbis isolate Cuckoo-Finch-1a 21T00152 unplaced genomic scaffold, ASM3175350v1 scaffold_79, whole genome shotgun sequence window:
- the LOC137467784 gene encoding serine/threonine-protein kinase pim-1-like, translated as MVLERPEHSQDLHHFIRERVVLSEELARDLFRQVLEAVRHCTSCGVLHRDIKPKNILVDLATGQAKLIDFGCGTYLQDTAYTRFAGTWSYSPPEWTQFGWYYGKPATIWSLGILLHQMVCGEHPFRRGWNISCDHELSLPGRLSQGGSSSLATGAIPLGSLLGSGGFSSVFAATRLSDGAPVAIKRVPRNRVRHWGELPDGTSAPLEVVLLDKVSSGCTGVIQLLEWLELPDSVVLVLERPERCQELSGFLAERRFLPEEEARGLFRQVLEAVRHCTSCGVLHRDIKPENILLDLATGQLKLIDFGCGAFL; from the exons atggtgctggaacgcccagagcactctcaggacctgcaccatttcattcgggAACGGGTGGTCCTGTCcgaggagttggcgcgggatctgttccgccaggtgctggaggccgtgcggcactgcaccagctgcggggtcctgcacagggacatcaagcccaagaacatcctggttgacctggccaccgggcaggccaaattgattgactttggctgtggcacctacctgcaggacacagcctacactcgctttgcag gaacatggtcatacagccccccggaatggacccagtttggctggtactacggcaagccagctaccatctggtccctgggcatcctgctgcaccagatggtctgcggggagcaccctttcaggaggggctggaacaTCAGCTGTGACCATGAGCTCTCGCTGCCaggacggctctctcaaggtggatcctcatctctggccacgggggcaatacca ctgggttcgctgctgggcagcggcggcttcagcagcgtcttcgcagccacgcggctctcggacggcgccccg gtggccatcaaaagggtgccacggaaccgcgtccggcactggggcgagctg cccgacggcaccagcgcacccctggaggtcgtgctgctggacaaggtgtcctctggctgcactggtgtcattcagctcctggagtggcttgagctccctgacagcgtcgtgctggtgctggagcgtccggagcggtgccaggagctgtcgggtttcctggcggagcggaggttcctgccggaggaggaggcgcgggggctgttccgccaggtgctggaggctgtgcggcactgcaccagctgcggggtcctgcacagggacatcaagcctgagaacatcctgctcgacctggccaccgggcagctgaaactgattgactttggctgtggcgccttcctc